A region from the Chelmon rostratus isolate fCheRos1 chromosome 6, fCheRos1.pri, whole genome shotgun sequence genome encodes:
- the sigirr gene encoding single Ig IL-1-related receptor, whose protein sequence is MAVILVAFILACTVEWDKTFLAAAQPCVNESRFKEQVLYVGQQGPPYRLTCPVELVQPLSSPRLNLTWRKDCQLLLGQEGKPYLEFASLSLENQGNYTCTQQGNSTSSFTVRLIVKESQCSKAPQFKPDGGVTRLWKNVGSTAQLNCTALLLLDPNEGQCDTTLQWSKDGQPLTNHTLYTQNTSSWSPVAGQLMVNSLLVVTLREQSDFGLYSCTVRNMSSDFSLHNSDGPSHTAAVIAAIILLLSLAIAAVVYSRCHLNIKLWYRNSYGDYELNDGKLYDAYISYVNNDHDRKFVNFILKPHLENKNAYKVHLNDNEILPGSEPSAELLMNMSRSRRLIVLLTYAYLEQDWCSNNFRQGLQHLLELCPRPILIMLEGQHKRMRPEIKQQLGDHEHCLTILTWRHNSVTPSSAFWKELALAMPRRVVFHSESAGDPQTMLHDDKDPMLTLNPDYLDCRSDTDPAGDLGLRVPVYKALACKAPVLPATPITAPEPKPSDIDVSDLGLRNYGARSDFYCLVTEEDM, encoded by the exons ATGGCTGTGATTTTAGTCGCTTTCATATTGGCGTGCACTGTTGAATGGGACAAGACTTTCCTCGCCGCCG CTCAGCCCTGCGTGAATGAGAGCAGGTTTAAGGAGCAGGTGCTCTATGTGGGGCAGCAGGGGCCTCCCTATAGACTGACCTGCCCTGTGGAGCTTGTTCAGCCCCTGAGCTCCCCCCGGCTCAATCTGACCTGGCGGAAGGACTGTCAGCTGCTCCTCGGCCAGGAAGGGAAGCCCTACCTCGAGTTTGCCAGCCTCAGCTTGGAAAACCAAGGGAATTACACCTGTACACAACAGGGCAACAGCACATCCTCATTCACTGTGCGCCTCATAGTTAAAG agtcccagTGCAGCAAAGCCCCACAGTTTAAACCTGATGGGGGTGTGACCAGACTCTGGAAGAATGTGGGATCCACCGCACAGCTGAACTGcactgctctcctcctcctggatCCAAACGAGGGGCAATGTGACACCACACTGCAGTGGAGTAAAGATGGCCAACCCCTCACCAAtcacacactttacacacagaATACCTCCTCATG GTCTCCTGTTGCTGGCCAGCTGATGGTAAACAGTCTGCTGGTGGTCACCCTCAGGGAGCAGAGCGATTTTGGGCTCTACAGCTGCACAGTGAGAAACATGTCCTCTGATTTCAGCCTACACAATTCAG ACGGCCCCAGCCACACCGCTGCTGTTATTGcagccatcatcctcctcctctccctggctATAGCTGCTGTTGTGTACTCCAGGTGTCACCTGAATATCAAACTCTGGTACAGGAACTCCTACGGAGACTATGAGCTCAATG ATGGTAAATTATATGATGCCTATATCTCCTATGTGAACAATGATCATGATAGGAAGTTTGTCAACTTTATTCTCAAACCTCACCTGGAGAATAAAAATGCGTACAAGGTGCATCTCAATGACAACGAAATCCTACCTGGCTCAG AACCTTCTGCGGAGCTGCTAATGAACATGAGTCGCTCTCGCCGGCTCATCGTGTTGCTCACTTATGCTTACCTTGAGCAGGACTGGTGCTCCAATAACTTCAG acaggGCCTTCAGCACTTGTTGGAGTTATGTCCGCGTCCCATCCTCATCATGCTGGAGGGTCAGCACAAACGCATGAGACCTGAGATCAAGCAGCAGCTCGGCGACCACGAGCACTGCCTCACTATACTCACCTGGAGGCACAACTCTGTG ACTCCCTCCTCAGCCTTCTGGAAGGAGCTGGCCTTAGCGATGCCCCGCAGAGTCGTCTTCCACAGTGAGTCTGCAGGTGACCCTCAGACCATGTTGCACGATGACAAGGACCCCATGCTGACCCTCAACCCCGACTACCTGGACTGCCGCTCAGACACTGACCCTGCTGGAGATCTGG GGCTTCGCGTCCCTGTGTACAAGGCTCTGGCCTGTAAAGCTCCCGTCCTCCCTGCCACTCCCATCACGGCGCCTGAGCCTAAACCCTCGGACATCGACGTGTCAGACCTGGGATTACGCAACTACGGAGCCCGGTCAGACTTCTACTGCCTCGTCACTGAGGAGGACATGTAA
- the pkp3a gene encoding plakophilin-3a isoform X2: protein MVMPNSSVTTYGLPSDIHVGNGGSVSDEVARARRVQQQVQMRLAEKSTLSRQNGSASHYAMSDYGGSSTMKYQTYNPSYSSKSSYMYSGSRTMGPRVSQRSGFSCQSAGPDIAQFHRISVGGGGIGGGGGGGGSFYREDIRLGGYQGGMRQQNRMESEPLSMHAVRQHTAQVNPWMVDGSDAGSMVSDRDATFSRQYAQSAINGYTSQVRQGGGTMTFSAPMRRSLSGTLSRGGGMTGGEMEITQQHSFKGPAHRTISRITNRNRMSMGSISGPLQQQISSGGSTYGGDRVDRGFIAQGVSSASQGNLMMQRPGTLSRAVSMKSMQSVGKGMDIFGGQMDMGASMGNLSGITSLDMPTAVQNLREPDPELQVLGAAYIQHECYNDSDAKNEVRRLKGIGELVKLFNSENQEVQRFATGATRNLIYENMDNKVALIEEGGIPQLVEALKEPDDELRKNITGILWNLSSKDNLKQKLARETLPDLTEKILIPLSYSGDSDHIEQSASEAEIFYNTTGCLRNLSSVNEKTRQQMRETQGLVDSLVAYVKASLEENKAEDKGVENAMCVLRNLSYQLYGEIPPSIQMRLEGPTRAQETGKGDAIGCFTPQSKKAKNSKNQDLCTFTEVARVPKNMEWLWHPQIVGVYNRVLQQCEINSTTREAAAGALQNITAGDKRWASVLSRVALEQERMLPVVLDLMRTNKDLELRSLTGFLRNLSRHAKNKNDMATKVVNNLVTKLPADGHQKEPSSEVVVNICGVLNNLVTSSSVAARDITFFDGLPKLVGIKTSHDNSSGKIKAAKAAATVLINMFQYKKLHNSYKQKGFTRPDFADTMI from the exons ATGGTAATG CCCAACAGCTCGGTCACCACCTACGGGCTCCCGTCTGACATCCATGTCGGGAACGGGGGCTCCGTGTCGGATGAGGTGGCCAGAGCCCGGCGCgtccagcagcaggtccagATGAGACTGGCGGAGAAGTCCACACTTTCGCGTCAGAACGGATCGGCCTCGCATTACGCCATGTCAG ACTACGGCGGTTCTTCAACAATGAAGTATCAAACCTATAACCCAAGTTACAGCTCTAAATCATCCTACATGTACTCAGGCTCCAGAACAATG GGTCCACGTGTATCCCAGAGGTCAGGCTTCAGCTGCCAGTCTGCTGGCCCAGACATTGCCCAGTTCCACAGGATCAGTGTCGGGGGTGGAGGgattggtggtggtggtggcggcggcggcagttTTTATCGAGAGGACATACGCTTGGGCGGCTACCAAGGCGGCATGAGGCAGCAGAACCGGATGGAGTCAGAGCCCCTCTCCATGCACGCAGTGCGGCAGCACACTGCGCAGGTGAATCCCTGGATGGTTGATGGCAGCGACGCCGGCAGCATGGTCTCCGACCGGGACGCCACCTTCAGCCGCCAGTACGCTCAGAGCGCAATCAATGGCTACACCAGCCAGGTGAGGCAAGGAGGAGGCACCATGACCTTTTCGGCACCCATGCGCCGATCTCTTAGTGGCACTCTTTCCCGTGGTGGAGGGAtgacaggaggagagatggagatCACCCAGCAACATTCCTTCAAAGGCCCAGCCCACCGCACCATCAGCAGGATTACAAACCGAAACCGGATGAGCATGGGCTCCATATCTGggcccctgcagcagcagatatCCTCTGGTGGGAGCACCTATGGTGGGGACAGAGTGGATAGAGGCTTCATCGCACAAGGAGTGTCCTCAGCTTCTCAGGGGAACCTAATGATGCAGCGCCCGGGCACCCTGTCCCGTGCCGTCTCAATGAAGAGCATGCAGAGTGTGGGCAAGGGCATGGACATCTTCGGTGGGCAGATGGACATGGGAGCCAGCATGGGCAACCTCAGCGG GATCACCTCCTTGGACATGCCCACAGCAGTGCAGAACCTGAGAGAGCCCGAccctgagctgcaggttctgggTGCTGCCTACATTCAGCATGAGTGTTACAATGATAGCGATGCTAAAAATGAG GTGCGTCGCCTGAAGGGCATTGGTGAGCTGGTGAAGCTGTTCAACTCTGAGAACCAGGAAGTGCAGCGTTTCGCCACTGGGGCCACACGCAACCTCATCTATGAGAATATGGACAACAAGGTGGCCCTGATCGAGGAGGGCGGCATCCCACAGCTGGTTGAGGCACTTAAGGAGCCCGATGATGAGCTCCGCAAAAACATCACAG GTATCTTGTGGAACCTTTCATCCAAAGACAACCTGAAGCAGAAACTGGCCAGGGAGACACTTCCTGATCTGACTGAGAAGATCCTCATCCCTCTGTCGTACAGCGGAGACTCTGATCACATCGAGCAGTCCGCCTCAGAGGCGGAGATCTTCTACAACACCACAGGATGCCTCAG GAATCTGAGCTCTGTGAACGAAAAGACCCGTCAGCagatgagagaaacacagggaCTGGTGGACTCTCTGGTGGCCTACGTCAAGGCCTCCCTTGAGGAGAACAAGGCAGAGGACAAG GGGGTTGAAAATGCAATGTGTGTCTTGAGGAACCTCTCCTACCAGCTCTACGGTGAGATACCTCCATCTATTCAGATGCGCCTGGAAGGACCAACCAGAGCtcaggaaacaggaaagggTGACGCCATTGGCTGCTTTACACCTCAGagcaaaaaagctaaaaat AGCAAGAACCAGGACCTCTGCACTTTCACCGAGGTTGCTCGCGTGCCAAAGAACATGGAGTGGCTGTGGCACCCGCAGATAGTGGGGGTGTACAAccgtgtgctgcagcagtgtgagaTCAACTCCACCACCCGCGAGGCAGCCGCTGGAGCGCTGCAGAACATCACTGCTGGAGACAAGAGG TGGGCTTCAGTGCTGAGCCGGGTGGCATTGGAGCAGGAGCGCATGCTGCCGGTGGTGCTGGACCTCATGCGTACCAACAAGGACCTGGAGCTGCGTTCCCTCACAGGCTTCCTCCGAAATCTGTCCCGCCATGCCAAGAATAAGAATGACATGG CCACAAAGGTGGTGAACAACCTGGTGACCAAGCTGCCTGCTGACGGACACCAGAAGGAGCCCTCCAGCGAGGTGGTGGTCAACATCTGCGGCGTTCTCAATAACCTGgtgaccagcagctctgtggctgcCAGAGACATCACTTTCTTTGATGGCCTGCCAAAACTGGTCGGCATTAAAACCTCACATGACAACAG ctCTGGGAAGATAAAGGCAGCcaaagcagcagccacagtTCTCATCAACATGTTCCAGTACAAGAAACTGCACAACTCATACAAACAG AAAGGGTTTACAAGACCAGATTTTGCGGACACGATGATCTAA
- the pkp3a gene encoding plakophilin-3a isoform X1 → MSIVASENVFLSALQPNSSVTTYGLPSDIHVGNGGSVSDEVARARRVQQQVQMRLAEKSTLSRQNGSASHYAMSDYGGSSTMKYQTYNPSYSSKSSYMYSGSRTMGPRVSQRSGFSCQSAGPDIAQFHRISVGGGGIGGGGGGGGSFYREDIRLGGYQGGMRQQNRMESEPLSMHAVRQHTAQVNPWMVDGSDAGSMVSDRDATFSRQYAQSAINGYTSQVRQGGGTMTFSAPMRRSLSGTLSRGGGMTGGEMEITQQHSFKGPAHRTISRITNRNRMSMGSISGPLQQQISSGGSTYGGDRVDRGFIAQGVSSASQGNLMMQRPGTLSRAVSMKSMQSVGKGMDIFGGQMDMGASMGNLSGITSLDMPTAVQNLREPDPELQVLGAAYIQHECYNDSDAKNEVRRLKGIGELVKLFNSENQEVQRFATGATRNLIYENMDNKVALIEEGGIPQLVEALKEPDDELRKNITGILWNLSSKDNLKQKLARETLPDLTEKILIPLSYSGDSDHIEQSASEAEIFYNTTGCLRNLSSVNEKTRQQMRETQGLVDSLVAYVKASLEENKAEDKGVENAMCVLRNLSYQLYGEIPPSIQMRLEGPTRAQETGKGDAIGCFTPQSKKAKNSKNQDLCTFTEVARVPKNMEWLWHPQIVGVYNRVLQQCEINSTTREAAAGALQNITAGDKRWASVLSRVALEQERMLPVVLDLMRTNKDLELRSLTGFLRNLSRHAKNKNDMATKVVNNLVTKLPADGHQKEPSSEVVVNICGVLNNLVTSSSVAARDITFFDGLPKLVGIKTSHDNSSGKIKAAKAAATVLINMFQYKKLHNSYKQKGFTRPDFADTMI, encoded by the exons ATGAGTATCGTGGCTTCAGAGAACGTCTTTTTGTCCGCTTTACAGCCCAACAGCTCGGTCACCACCTACGGGCTCCCGTCTGACATCCATGTCGGGAACGGGGGCTCCGTGTCGGATGAGGTGGCCAGAGCCCGGCGCgtccagcagcaggtccagATGAGACTGGCGGAGAAGTCCACACTTTCGCGTCAGAACGGATCGGCCTCGCATTACGCCATGTCAG ACTACGGCGGTTCTTCAACAATGAAGTATCAAACCTATAACCCAAGTTACAGCTCTAAATCATCCTACATGTACTCAGGCTCCAGAACAATG GGTCCACGTGTATCCCAGAGGTCAGGCTTCAGCTGCCAGTCTGCTGGCCCAGACATTGCCCAGTTCCACAGGATCAGTGTCGGGGGTGGAGGgattggtggtggtggtggcggcggcggcagttTTTATCGAGAGGACATACGCTTGGGCGGCTACCAAGGCGGCATGAGGCAGCAGAACCGGATGGAGTCAGAGCCCCTCTCCATGCACGCAGTGCGGCAGCACACTGCGCAGGTGAATCCCTGGATGGTTGATGGCAGCGACGCCGGCAGCATGGTCTCCGACCGGGACGCCACCTTCAGCCGCCAGTACGCTCAGAGCGCAATCAATGGCTACACCAGCCAGGTGAGGCAAGGAGGAGGCACCATGACCTTTTCGGCACCCATGCGCCGATCTCTTAGTGGCACTCTTTCCCGTGGTGGAGGGAtgacaggaggagagatggagatCACCCAGCAACATTCCTTCAAAGGCCCAGCCCACCGCACCATCAGCAGGATTACAAACCGAAACCGGATGAGCATGGGCTCCATATCTGggcccctgcagcagcagatatCCTCTGGTGGGAGCACCTATGGTGGGGACAGAGTGGATAGAGGCTTCATCGCACAAGGAGTGTCCTCAGCTTCTCAGGGGAACCTAATGATGCAGCGCCCGGGCACCCTGTCCCGTGCCGTCTCAATGAAGAGCATGCAGAGTGTGGGCAAGGGCATGGACATCTTCGGTGGGCAGATGGACATGGGAGCCAGCATGGGCAACCTCAGCGG GATCACCTCCTTGGACATGCCCACAGCAGTGCAGAACCTGAGAGAGCCCGAccctgagctgcaggttctgggTGCTGCCTACATTCAGCATGAGTGTTACAATGATAGCGATGCTAAAAATGAG GTGCGTCGCCTGAAGGGCATTGGTGAGCTGGTGAAGCTGTTCAACTCTGAGAACCAGGAAGTGCAGCGTTTCGCCACTGGGGCCACACGCAACCTCATCTATGAGAATATGGACAACAAGGTGGCCCTGATCGAGGAGGGCGGCATCCCACAGCTGGTTGAGGCACTTAAGGAGCCCGATGATGAGCTCCGCAAAAACATCACAG GTATCTTGTGGAACCTTTCATCCAAAGACAACCTGAAGCAGAAACTGGCCAGGGAGACACTTCCTGATCTGACTGAGAAGATCCTCATCCCTCTGTCGTACAGCGGAGACTCTGATCACATCGAGCAGTCCGCCTCAGAGGCGGAGATCTTCTACAACACCACAGGATGCCTCAG GAATCTGAGCTCTGTGAACGAAAAGACCCGTCAGCagatgagagaaacacagggaCTGGTGGACTCTCTGGTGGCCTACGTCAAGGCCTCCCTTGAGGAGAACAAGGCAGAGGACAAG GGGGTTGAAAATGCAATGTGTGTCTTGAGGAACCTCTCCTACCAGCTCTACGGTGAGATACCTCCATCTATTCAGATGCGCCTGGAAGGACCAACCAGAGCtcaggaaacaggaaagggTGACGCCATTGGCTGCTTTACACCTCAGagcaaaaaagctaaaaat AGCAAGAACCAGGACCTCTGCACTTTCACCGAGGTTGCTCGCGTGCCAAAGAACATGGAGTGGCTGTGGCACCCGCAGATAGTGGGGGTGTACAAccgtgtgctgcagcagtgtgagaTCAACTCCACCACCCGCGAGGCAGCCGCTGGAGCGCTGCAGAACATCACTGCTGGAGACAAGAGG TGGGCTTCAGTGCTGAGCCGGGTGGCATTGGAGCAGGAGCGCATGCTGCCGGTGGTGCTGGACCTCATGCGTACCAACAAGGACCTGGAGCTGCGTTCCCTCACAGGCTTCCTCCGAAATCTGTCCCGCCATGCCAAGAATAAGAATGACATGG CCACAAAGGTGGTGAACAACCTGGTGACCAAGCTGCCTGCTGACGGACACCAGAAGGAGCCCTCCAGCGAGGTGGTGGTCAACATCTGCGGCGTTCTCAATAACCTGgtgaccagcagctctgtggctgcCAGAGACATCACTTTCTTTGATGGCCTGCCAAAACTGGTCGGCATTAAAACCTCACATGACAACAG ctCTGGGAAGATAAAGGCAGCcaaagcagcagccacagtTCTCATCAACATGTTCCAGTACAAGAAACTGCACAACTCATACAAACAG AAAGGGTTTACAAGACCAGATTTTGCGGACACGATGATCTAA